Proteins encoded in a region of the Deefgea piscis genome:
- a CDS encoding cache domain-containing protein, protein MKNVRFLAASMLGIVFLFFTASLYANEFVMTPAIQSQLDKQKALIATWAANPIIEHAVEKQNQIGPIPGMDKAKWKLIRRSDPLITEFQTNAAGQYLKSMQAKSKLAISEAFLSADKGEKVAFIEKTSSYIHQGQAKFDVPFTTGKAWQGKPEFDESTQTYALQIAVPVLSAGKPIGVLVVGINLSQLEKLAN, encoded by the coding sequence ATGAAAAACGTAAGATTTTTAGCAGCATCGATGCTCGGCATAGTTTTTCTATTCTTCACTGCCAGCCTCTACGCCAATGAATTCGTGATGACGCCGGCAATTCAAAGTCAGCTAGATAAACAAAAAGCTCTGATTGCCACATGGGCAGCCAATCCAATCATTGAGCATGCGGTAGAAAAACAAAACCAAATCGGCCCAATACCCGGCATGGATAAGGCCAAATGGAAACTCATTCGGCGCAGCGATCCACTGATTACTGAATTTCAAACTAATGCCGCAGGGCAATACCTCAAATCGATGCAAGCAAAAAGTAAACTCGCCATCAGTGAAGCTTTTTTATCTGCCGATAAAGGCGAAAAAGTCGCCTTTATCGAAAAAACCTCGAGCTATATCCATCAAGGACAAGCCAAATTTGACGTGCCTTTTACCACCGGAAAAGCATGGCAAGGCAAACCAGAGTTTGATGAATCCACCCAAACCTATGCGCTCCAAATCGCGGTGCCGGTACTCAGTGCAGGCAAACCAATCGGCGTTTTAGTGGTCGGCATCAATTTGTCACAGCTCGAAAAGCTCGCCAATTAA
- the lysA gene encoding diaminopimelate decarboxylase: MKALNAEQICSIAAEFSTPTWTYNAATIRQRIGQLKAFDTIRFAQKANSNIHILRLMREQGVKVDSVSLGEIERAIAAGFATGADADDIVFTADLLDRATLARVVELDIQVNCGSPQMLEQLGAAHPGHRVWLRINPGFGHGHSQKTNTGGEQSKHGIWHEQLPEALALIEKYQLDLVGLHMHIGSGVDYSHLQDVCAAMVAQVKQSGRDIRAISAGGGLSIPYKVGGEPIDTAHYFHLWDAARQEIAAFLGHPVHLEIEPGRFLVAESGQLIAEVRAKKDVGNNHFVLVDAGFSDLMRPAMYGSYHEISILRADGTPADGALRPTVLAGPLCESGDVFTQAEGGVVEPRLLPSAQIGDWVVFHDTGAYGASMSSNYNTRPLIAEVLIDGDAIRQIRRRQTVAELLALEL, encoded by the coding sequence ATGAAAGCGCTGAACGCCGAACAGATTTGCAGCATTGCCGCCGAGTTTTCTACCCCAACATGGACTTACAATGCCGCGACCATTCGCCAGCGCATTGGCCAACTTAAAGCATTTGACACCATTCGTTTTGCGCAAAAAGCCAATTCAAATATTCATATTTTGCGGTTAATGCGTGAGCAAGGCGTAAAAGTCGATTCGGTGTCGCTCGGTGAAATCGAGCGCGCGATTGCGGCGGGCTTTGCCACCGGTGCTGATGCCGACGACATTGTATTCACCGCCGATTTACTCGATCGCGCCACCTTGGCGCGCGTGGTTGAGCTGGATATTCAAGTCAATTGCGGCAGCCCGCAAATGCTAGAGCAACTGGGCGCAGCGCATCCAGGACACCGCGTTTGGCTACGGATCAACCCCGGTTTTGGTCACGGCCATAGCCAAAAAACCAATACCGGTGGCGAGCAAAGCAAGCACGGGATTTGGCATGAGCAACTACCCGAAGCTTTGGCCTTGATCGAAAAATATCAGCTCGATTTAGTCGGCCTGCATATGCATATTGGCTCGGGCGTGGATTACAGTCATTTGCAAGACGTTTGCGCCGCAATGGTGGCGCAAGTGAAACAATCGGGCCGTGATATTCGAGCGATTTCAGCCGGCGGCGGCTTATCGATTCCTTACAAAGTCGGCGGCGAGCCGATTGATACCGCGCATTACTTTCATTTATGGGATGCTGCGCGCCAAGAGATTGCGGCCTTTTTAGGGCATCCAGTGCATTTAGAAATCGAACCGGGTCGTTTTTTAGTCGCGGAAAGTGGCCAATTAATTGCCGAAGTGCGCGCCAAAAAAGACGTGGGCAACAACCATTTTGTCTTAGTTGACGCCGGTTTTTCTGATCTGATGCGCCCCGCGATGTATGGCAGTTATCATGAAATCAGCATTTTGCGCGCTGATGGCACGCCAGCGGATGGCGCGCTACGCCCCACAGTCTTGGCCGGACCCTTGTGTGAATCAGGCGACGTATTTACCCAAGCTGAAGGTGGCGTGGTTGAGCCGCGTTTACTGCCTAGCGCTCAAATTGGCGATTGGGTGGTTTTTCACGACACCGGCGCTTATGGTGCCAGCATGTCATCCAATTACAATACCCGACCACTAATCGCCGAAGTGCTGATCGATGGCGATGCGATCCGGCAAATTCGCCGCCGGCAAACCGTCGCCGAACTGTTAGCGCTTGAATTGTAA
- a CDS encoding ArgP/LysG family DNA-binding transcriptional regulator gives MPPPFLLMFDYKLLEALDMVLRCGSFDAAAKRLHLTPSAISQRIRQLEERHGEVLLRRETPLSATASGEKLLAHVRQVRLLEADLATQFNANNDDVAWSNLRVGITADSLAIGLIAAIAPNLIPAKLLLDCVVDDEAYTLDLLRSGDVIGCISTQPLPVAGCVAIPLGELPYIGVANAQFVTQYFANGVHAQSLAGAPAAVFGQKESLHRRLLRERFALLDEQFPCYVIPESHALYAAAKSGLAYAIVPRAQAATELTAGTMLALAEFATTVPLYWHHWARQTRPALALTQAIEQFAASHFAR, from the coding sequence ATGCCCCCACCATTTTTGCTTATGTTTGATTACAAATTACTCGAAGCACTGGATATGGTTTTGCGTTGTGGTAGTTTTGATGCGGCGGCTAAACGTTTGCATTTAACGCCATCGGCGATTTCGCAGCGCATTCGCCAGCTCGAAGAGCGCCATGGCGAAGTGTTGCTGCGGCGTGAAACGCCACTTAGCGCCACGGCCAGCGGCGAAAAACTACTGGCGCATGTGCGGCAAGTGCGCTTGCTGGAGGCCGATTTGGCGACGCAATTTAACGCGAATAATGACGACGTCGCATGGAGCAATTTACGCGTTGGCATTACCGCCGACAGTTTGGCCATTGGCCTGATTGCGGCGATCGCGCCCAATTTAATACCGGCAAAATTATTACTCGATTGTGTGGTCGATGATGAAGCTTATACGCTTGATTTACTGCGCTCTGGCGATGTAATTGGATGTATTAGCACGCAGCCATTGCCTGTAGCTGGCTGTGTAGCAATACCCTTAGGTGAATTACCCTATATTGGCGTAGCCAATGCTCAATTTGTTACCCAATATTTTGCCAATGGTGTGCATGCGCAGAGTTTGGCTGGCGCACCGGCTGCGGTGTTTGGGCAAAAAGAAAGCTTGCATCGGCGCTTGCTGCGCGAGCGTTTTGCTTTGCTCGACGAGCAATTTCCTTGTTATGTGATCCCTGAAAGCCATGCATTGTATGCCGCGGCCAAGTCGGGGTTGGCGTATGCGATTGTGCCGCGAGCGCAAGCTGCCACGGAGCTAACAGCTGGAACGATGTTGGCGCTCGCCGAATTTGCGACTACGGTGCCACTATATTGGCATCATTGGGCGCGGCAAACTCGGCCCGCTTTGGCTTTGACGCAAGCGATTGAGCAATTTGCCGCAAGCCATTTTGCTCGCTAA
- the aspS gene encoding aspartate--tRNA ligase gives MRTDYCGLIDGRYLGQTVTIKGWAHRRRDHGGVIFIDLRDREGLVQVVFDPDIPEAFAIADATRNEYVLEITGEVRARPEGTTNAKMITGQIEILAKSITVLNQAATPPFQIDDENLSENVRLTNRVIDLRRPVMQKNMRLRYRVAMLIRNYLDGLGFIDIETPMLTRSTPEGARDYLVPSRVHDGQFFALPQSPQLFKQLLMVAGFDRYYQIVKCFRDEDLRADRQPEFTQIDIETSFLNEDEIMDITESMAKHVFKEAIGVELGDFPRMAYDDAMRLYGSDKPDLRVSLQFTELTDLMKTEEFKVFRGAADMENGRVVGLRIPGGASISRKEIDDYTKFVAIYGAKGLAYIKVNDVTNLSNGEGSGLQSPIVKNLSEACLQEIITRTGATTGDLIFFGADKEKVVNEAIGALRLKVGHEKGEAAGYFTRGWKPLWVVDFPMFERDDDAGRWNACHHPFTSPKVEHIEFLKSDPGKCKARAYDMVLNGWEMGGGSVRIHRADMQSTVFEALGIGEEEAQNKFGFLLDNLQFGAPPHGGLAFGLDRLVTLMTGAESIRDVIAFPKTQRAQCLLTNAPNEVDEKQLRELHIRLRNTQQANLA, from the coding sequence ATGCGTACCGATTATTGCGGTTTGATTGATGGTCGTTATCTGGGCCAAACTGTCACGATTAAGGGCTGGGCCCATCGTCGTCGTGACCATGGTGGTGTGATTTTTATCGATTTGCGCGACCGTGAAGGTTTGGTGCAAGTGGTATTTGATCCAGATATCCCAGAAGCTTTTGCGATTGCCGATGCAACACGCAATGAATACGTATTGGAAATCACCGGTGAAGTGCGGGCGCGTCCTGAAGGCACGACCAACGCTAAAATGATCACCGGCCAAATCGAAATTTTGGCCAAAAGCATTACCGTTCTTAATCAAGCGGCAACGCCACCGTTCCAGATCGACGATGAAAATCTCTCTGAAAACGTGCGTTTAACCAACCGCGTGATCGATTTGCGTCGCCCAGTAATGCAAAAAAACATGCGTTTGCGTTACCGCGTAGCGATGTTAATCCGTAACTACCTTGATGGTTTGGGCTTTATCGATATCGAAACGCCGATGTTGACACGCTCAACCCCAGAAGGCGCGCGCGATTACTTGGTACCAAGCCGCGTGCACGATGGTCAATTCTTTGCCTTGCCGCAATCGCCACAATTGTTCAAACAATTGTTGATGGTGGCCGGTTTCGATCGCTACTACCAAATCGTTAAATGCTTCCGCGATGAAGATTTGCGCGCTGATCGTCAGCCTGAATTCACCCAGATTGATATCGAAACTTCGTTCTTGAACGAAGACGAAATCATGGACATCACCGAATCAATGGCCAAACACGTATTTAAAGAAGCCATCGGCGTTGAATTGGGCGACTTCCCACGTATGGCGTATGACGACGCAATGCGTTTGTACGGCTCAGACAAGCCTGATTTGCGCGTGTCGTTGCAGTTCACTGAACTGACTGACTTGATGAAAACCGAAGAATTCAAAGTCTTCCGTGGCGCTGCTGACATGGAAAACGGCCGCGTAGTCGGCTTGCGGATTCCAGGTGGCGCGAGCATCAGCCGTAAAGAAATCGACGATTACACCAAGTTTGTAGCGATCTACGGTGCGAAAGGCTTGGCATACATCAAAGTCAACGACGTTACCAATCTGAGCAACGGCGAAGGCTCTGGCTTGCAATCGCCAATCGTTAAAAACTTGAGCGAAGCTTGCTTGCAAGAAATCATCACCCGCACTGGTGCAACCACCGGCGATTTGATTTTCTTTGGCGCAGACAAAGAAAAAGTAGTGAACGAAGCCATCGGCGCATTGCGCTTGAAAGTCGGCCACGAAAAAGGCGAAGCAGCGGGTTACTTCACTCGCGGCTGGAAACCATTGTGGGTGGTTGACTTCCCAATGTTCGAACGTGACGACGACGCAGGCCGCTGGAATGCTTGCCACCATCCGTTCACTAGCCCGAAAGTTGAGCACATCGAGTTCCTTAAATCTGATCCGGGCAAATGCAAAGCCCGCGCTTACGATATGGTCCTCAACGGTTGGGAAATGGGCGGCGGTTCAGTGCGTATCCACCGCGCTGATATGCAATCAACTGTATTTGAAGCACTCGGTATTGGCGAAGAAGAAGCGCAAAACAAATTCGGCTTCTTGCTCGACAATCTACAATTCGGTGCCCCTCCGCACGGCGGCTTAGCCTTTGGTTTGGATCGTTTGGTAACATTGATGACCGGCGCCGAATCCATCCGTGACGTGATTGCCTTCCCGAAAACGCAACGTGCGCAGTGCTTGTTAACCAATGCACCGAACGAAGTGGACGAGAAACAACTCCGCGAATTGCACATTCGTTTGCGTAACACTCAGCAAGCCAATTTAGCGTAA
- a CDS encoding DUF6394 family protein, with the protein MNLEKVIFGFFILLAFTLNFGFVIGQIDIAHQHDVNELFAAIIVNLIATVIKFGDRTQVGALHLATSLVADLQLIAASFVWWKALYITQVGMTPAITTTIVSLSAGALAANLVSVILLIGETLQHRR; encoded by the coding sequence ATGAATTTAGAAAAAGTCATCTTTGGCTTCTTTATCTTACTGGCGTTTACGCTCAATTTTGGTTTTGTCATCGGCCAAATTGACATCGCCCACCAGCACGATGTGAATGAGCTGTTTGCGGCCATCATCGTGAATTTAATCGCCACGGTAATTAAATTTGGCGATCGAACTCAAGTCGGTGCGCTGCATTTAGCGACCAGCTTGGTGGCAGATTTACAGTTAATTGCCGCTAGTTTCGTCTGGTGGAAAGCGCTGTATATTACCCAAGTCGGAATGACGCCAGCGATTACCACCACCATTGTGTCGCTCTCTGCCGGCGCTTTGGCGGCCAACTTGGTCTCGGTCATTTTATTAATTGGCGAAACCTTGCAACATCGCCGTTAA
- a CDS encoding DUF502 domain-containing protein, translated as MVTSLFKRYFFTGLLIWIPLVITLWVLNLLISTMDQLGAFVPNQVRPDYWILQAMAQLFPHLRGEENIPGFGVILTVLVLLLTGIFAANILGRRLLEVGESILKRIPIVRSIYMSVKQVSDTLFSDSGNAFRKAVLVQFPHQGTWSVGFVTGIPSGEISDKLGGELISVFVPTTPNPTSGFLFMAKADDVKELDMSVDEALKYVISLGVVMPSAKPLIYPQAQALSSEPAVAVKG; from the coding sequence ATTGTGACCTCATTATTTAAGCGCTACTTTTTTACTGGTTTATTGATTTGGATTCCTTTAGTGATCACATTGTGGGTGCTCAATCTATTGATTAGCACCATGGATCAGCTAGGGGCATTTGTACCAAATCAAGTTCGTCCTGATTATTGGATTTTGCAAGCGATGGCGCAGTTATTTCCCCACTTAAGAGGGGAAGAAAACATTCCTGGCTTTGGAGTGATTTTAACGGTGCTGGTGCTGTTGTTAACTGGGATTTTTGCTGCCAATATTTTGGGCCGTCGTTTGTTGGAAGTCGGCGAATCGATTTTGAAGCGCATTCCCATTGTTCGCTCGATTTATATGAGCGTGAAGCAAGTTTCAGATACCTTATTTTCTGATTCAGGCAATGCGTTTCGCAAAGCCGTGTTGGTGCAGTTTCCCCATCAAGGGACTTGGTCAGTCGGTTTTGTGACCGGTATTCCCAGTGGCGAAATTAGCGACAAACTCGGTGGCGAATTGATTTCGGTGTTTGTGCCCACCACGCCAAATCCGACATCGGGCTTTTTGTTTATGGCTAAAGCCGATGACGTTAAAGAGCTGGATATGAGTGTGGATGAGGCATTGAAATACGTGATTTCGCTGGGCGTAGTGATGCCCAGTGCTAAGCCCTTGATTTATCCGCAGGCGCAGGCTTTATCGAGTGAGCCCGCCGTTGCGGTAAAAGGCTAA
- the phnD gene encoding phosphate/phosphite/phosphonate ABC transporter substrate-binding protein, protein MSFRPLCLLLCCLALPAHADITVGLLTSRNDEQTLEDWQPILNDLAAVVGQPVKAWVGNDRAVLLNKIKNNEIQVARVDNKLALDAVENAKAEVFASLVQSGNQATYRSVMLVRANSPIKNAEQLLQHPQQLNYASGIHGSTAEYYIPHYHLFLQKNIIPENYFKHIVYGNAEQSFIALATQQVDVAVSNSFDLEQLKEKYPRDHAKMRLIWQSPEFAFDPLIQRQDLPAPLKNKIKQFFTQYGKTGNNTAQAKQRLYYADQLAGFIPADNRSLRQVTDLQLFHDLFKLTLNKKLAHTEKTQQEENYYKRYRQLTQLLGGAK, encoded by the coding sequence ATGTCATTTCGCCCTCTTTGCTTGCTACTTTGCTGTTTGGCGCTCCCCGCGCACGCCGATATCACCGTCGGCTTACTGACCTCGCGCAATGACGAGCAAACACTAGAAGATTGGCAACCGATTCTGAATGATCTGGCCGCCGTAGTCGGTCAACCGGTAAAAGCTTGGGTGGGCAATGATAGAGCGGTGTTATTGAATAAAATTAAAAACAATGAAATCCAAGTGGCCCGCGTTGATAACAAATTGGCGCTCGATGCGGTAGAAAATGCCAAGGCCGAAGTTTTTGCATCCTTAGTGCAAAGTGGCAATCAGGCAACGTATCGCAGCGTGATGTTAGTTCGCGCCAACAGCCCGATCAAAAATGCCGAGCAATTACTCCAACATCCTCAGCAACTGAACTACGCCTCAGGCATCCATGGCAGCACCGCTGAATATTACATTCCGCACTACCATTTGTTTTTACAAAAAAACATCATCCCAGAAAATTATTTCAAACACATTGTGTATGGCAATGCCGAACAATCCTTTATTGCGCTGGCAACCCAGCAAGTCGATGTCGCCGTCAGTAATTCATTTGACTTAGAGCAGCTCAAAGAAAAATACCCGCGTGATCACGCCAAAATGCGCCTGATTTGGCAGTCGCCAGAATTTGCCTTTGACCCCTTAATTCAACGACAAGATCTACCTGCCCCGCTCAAAAACAAAATCAAACAGTTTTTTACTCAGTACGGCAAAACGGGTAACAACACCGCGCAAGCCAAACAGCGCTTATATTATGCCGACCAATTGGCGGGGTTTATACCCGCGGACAATCGCAGCTTACGCCAAGTCACTGATTTACAGCTGTTTCATGATTTATTCAAACTCACCTTAAATAAAAAACTCGCTCATACCGAAAAAACGCAGCAGGAAGAAAACTATTACAAACGCTACCGCCAACTGACTCAATTACTCGGTGGTGCCAAATAA
- the gltS gene encoding sodium/glutamate symporter, producing the protein MITISGYGTLVAASLVLLFGRILVEKTAPLKAFTIPEPVAGGLVVALLMLFAQQVAGVTVKFDTSLQTPLMLAFFATIGLSANLASLKAGGGVMIKFLCVVAGLLLMQNIIGISLANLLGLDGHLGLLAGSVTLSGGHGTGAAWSSVFSEQFGIQGATELAMACATFGLVLGGLIGGPVAKFLLRKVKVPGAEHNQDQAPTGFEEPQATRLITVNSFIESLALIALSLAGGQFLAELLSGTAFELPTFVCVLFTGVMLRNVLSGLGWYQVFEREVSVLGNVSLALFLAMALMSLRLWELANLALPMVILLAVQAMAMAAYAIFVTFRVMGSNYDAVVLAAGHCGFGLGATPTAIANMQAVTHRFGPSHLAFIVVPMVGAFFIDILNAIIIKIFMALPIY; encoded by the coding sequence ATGATTACAATTAGTGGCTACGGCACTTTAGTTGCTGCCTCACTTGTTTTGCTATTTGGTCGAATTCTGGTCGAAAAAACAGCGCCGCTAAAAGCATTCACTATCCCCGAGCCTGTTGCCGGTGGTTTGGTGGTGGCGTTATTGATGCTATTTGCGCAGCAAGTCGCTGGCGTGACCGTTAAATTTGATACCTCATTGCAAACGCCCTTAATGCTGGCCTTTTTTGCCACCATTGGTCTGTCGGCCAATTTAGCCAGCCTAAAAGCGGGCGGCGGCGTGATGATTAAGTTTTTATGCGTCGTTGCTGGCTTGTTATTAATGCAAAACATAATTGGCATTAGCTTGGCCAATCTATTGGGGCTGGATGGTCATTTAGGACTACTGGCTGGCTCGGTCACGCTGTCAGGTGGCCACGGTACAGGCGCCGCATGGAGCTCGGTGTTTAGCGAGCAGTTTGGCATTCAAGGTGCCACCGAATTGGCGATGGCGTGTGCCACGTTTGGTTTGGTGTTAGGCGGTTTAATTGGCGGCCCAGTAGCCAAGTTTTTGCTGCGTAAAGTTAAAGTACCCGGTGCCGAGCACAATCAAGATCAAGCACCAACCGGCTTTGAAGAGCCACAAGCGACGCGCCTGATCACGGTGAATTCATTTATTGAATCACTGGCCTTGATTGCGCTGAGCTTGGCGGGCGGGCAGTTTTTGGCCGAGCTTTTATCAGGCACGGCGTTTGAATTACCGACCTTTGTTTGCGTTTTATTTACCGGTGTCATGCTGCGTAATGTCTTGTCTGGCCTAGGCTGGTACCAAGTTTTTGAACGTGAAGTTTCCGTGTTGGGTAACGTTAGCTTGGCGCTGTTTTTAGCGATGGCCTTGATGAGTTTGCGCCTGTGGGAATTGGCGAATTTAGCGCTACCGATGGTGATTTTGCTCGCAGTACAAGCGATGGCCATGGCCGCTTACGCCATCTTTGTGACTTTCCGGGTAATGGGTTCGAACTATGATGCCGTGGTGTTGGCAGCAGGTCATTGCGGCTTTGGCTTGGGTGCAACCCCAACGGCGATTGCCAATATGCAAGCGGTAACGCATCGCTTTGGCCCATCTCACTTAGCGTTTATTGTCGTGCCCATGGTCGGCGCTTTCTTTATCGATATTCTGAATGCCATCATTATTAAAATCTTTATGGCATTACCGATTTACTAA
- a CDS encoding FmdB family zinc ribbon protein, which translates to MPIYAYRCTECGHQDEHLQKMSADALTQCPACQAEKYTRCVTAAGFQLKGSGWYQTDFKGGSGTTGSSS; encoded by the coding sequence ATGCCTATTTATGCTTATCGCTGTACTGAGTGTGGTCATCAAGACGAGCACTTACAAAAAATGTCCGCTGATGCATTAACGCAATGCCCAGCTTGCCAAGCCGAAAAATACACTCGGTGCGTGACTGCGGCGGGTTTTCAACTCAAAGGGTCTGGCTGGTATCAAACTGATTTTAAAGGTGGTTCTGGCACAACCGGTTCGAGCTCTTAA
- a CDS encoding D-2-hydroxyacid dehydrogenase has product MHEPLIVFLDRASLPVRLKPLAMPHHWQEYPQTQAHEVVDRLAGARVAISNKVPIHREMMAALPDLKLIAVAATGYNQIDVLAAKELNIAVCNIRDYAIHGVAEHTLMLMLALRRQLLSYRQQVLAGAWQAASGFCVFGAPLHDLAGSRLCLIGSGALGQATAALARAFGMQVFFVEHRGAAVVRPGFLPWDEALATADILSLHCPLNDATRGMIAAPELTAMKTSSLLINTARGGLVDEADLLTALQTGQIAGAGLDVLVTEPPTAGNALLDVALPNLLITPHVAWASVETMQTLADQLIDNIGGFLQGQPRNLL; this is encoded by the coding sequence ATGCATGAACCTTTAATCGTTTTTTTGGATCGAGCCAGTTTGCCCGTGCGTTTAAAACCGCTGGCGATGCCGCATCATTGGCAAGAATATCCGCAAACGCAGGCCCATGAGGTGGTGGATAGACTGGCAGGGGCCCGTGTGGCGATTAGTAATAAAGTACCAATTCACCGCGAAATGATGGCGGCTTTACCCGATTTAAAACTCATCGCGGTAGCGGCAACGGGCTACAACCAGATTGACGTGTTGGCGGCAAAAGAATTGAATATCGCGGTGTGCAATATTCGTGATTATGCCATTCATGGTGTGGCCGAGCATACGCTGATGCTGATGTTGGCTTTGCGGCGACAATTGCTGTCGTATCGGCAGCAAGTGTTGGCCGGAGCATGGCAGGCGGCCAGTGGTTTTTGTGTTTTTGGTGCGCCACTGCATGATTTGGCCGGTAGTCGTTTGTGTTTGATCGGCTCGGGCGCACTAGGACAAGCGACTGCAGCATTGGCACGCGCTTTTGGTATGCAGGTGTTTTTTGTTGAGCATCGTGGTGCGGCCGTGGTTCGGCCAGGATTTTTGCCGTGGGACGAGGCGTTGGCCACGGCGGATATTTTAAGTTTGCATTGCCCACTCAATGACGCAACGCGTGGCATGATTGCGGCGCCAGAATTGACGGCGATGAAAACTTCGAGCTTACTGATTAATACTGCGCGCGGTGGTTTAGTGGATGAAGCTGATTTGCTAACGGCACTGCAAACTGGGCAGATTGCTGGGGCGGGCTTGGATGTTTTAGTGACTGAGCCACCGACTGCGGGCAATGCGCTGCTGGATGTCGCGCTGCCCAATTTGTTGATTACACCGCATGTGGCGTGGGCCAGCGTGGAAACCATGCAAACTTTGGCCGATCAATTAATTGATAATATCGGCGGATTTTTGCAAGGCCAACCACGTAATTTGCTGTAA
- a CDS encoding potassium channel family protein, which produces MPNIFFLMLRRLRTPIITLILIYAISVFGLVLIPGVDNAGQPYRMDFFHAIYFISYTATTIGFGEIPYAFTSAQRMWVLVCIYLAVIGWTYALSSIFALSRDQALAKALQYTRFSSKVKRMNEPFYLICGYGQTGRILCEVLDTQDIRFVVIDQREERINEVALADYHFDAPFHAGDAANPELLKVAGLSHPRCIGVLGITGNENTNLSIAITAYVLRPKLLSICRSKNQEISDNMASFGTNKVINMFEAVGQQFQLAMHAPAVSHLRKILSDFPGNPFPPSIKPPKGHWVIVGYGRFGRSIHKALSQEGISVHIIDPDPQPELDPQIYHKALGVDAASLKTAGIEHAVGLFVCHDDDANNLSSLATARAINPALFIVARQNLATNHLLFKAFAPSFISIRSEVVAHEALRAMANPLLAQFVLTLVTKEDEWARQLTSDIENLCQGIVPEHWTVRLNAKNPAAVQAFLARPLPALQIKHFYHSVIDHGRPLQCIALLRRHGEKDILLPKAEDTLRFGDELLFIGDHHAQQSHQAMCSEVSLMEYARTGAEQPQSWIFRKIAAWQERI; this is translated from the coding sequence ATGCCAAATATTTTCTTTTTAATGCTGCGGCGTTTACGCACGCCGATTATCACGCTGATTTTGATCTACGCCATTTCGGTATTTGGTCTGGTATTGATTCCCGGTGTCGATAATGCCGGCCAGCCGTATCGGATGGATTTTTTCCACGCGATTTACTTTATCAGCTACACCGCCACCACCATTGGTTTTGGTGAGATTCCCTATGCCTTTACCAGCGCGCAAAGGATGTGGGTTTTAGTGTGTATTTATCTGGCGGTCATTGGCTGGACTTACGCCTTAAGCTCGATTTTCGCCTTATCTCGCGATCAAGCGCTGGCTAAAGCGCTGCAATACACCCGCTTTAGCAGCAAAGTAAAGCGGATGAATGAACCGTTTTATCTCATTTGTGGCTACGGGCAAACCGGGCGCATCCTTTGCGAAGTGCTCGACACACAAGACATTCGCTTTGTGGTTATTGATCAACGTGAAGAACGAATTAATGAAGTGGCCTTGGCTGACTACCATTTTGACGCCCCATTTCACGCCGGCGACGCCGCCAACCCTGAATTACTCAAAGTCGCCGGCTTATCGCACCCGCGCTGCATTGGGGTGCTGGGCATTACTGGCAATGAAAACACCAATCTATCGATTGCCATCACCGCCTATGTGTTACGGCCTAAGTTGCTATCGATTTGCCGCAGCAAAAACCAAGAAATTAGCGACAATATGGCGTCATTTGGCACCAATAAAGTCATTAATATGTTTGAAGCGGTGGGCCAGCAGTTTCAACTGGCGATGCATGCCCCGGCCGTTTCGCATTTACGTAAGATTTTATCGGATTTTCCTGGCAACCCTTTCCCGCCGAGCATTAAACCGCCCAAGGGGCATTGGGTGATTGTCGGTTATGGGCGCTTTGGGCGCTCAATCCACAAAGCCTTATCGCAAGAAGGCATTAGCGTTCATATTATCGACCCCGATCCACAGCCCGAGCTTGATCCGCAGATTTACCACAAAGCTTTAGGGGTTGACGCCGCCTCACTCAAAACAGCGGGCATTGAGCACGCTGTGGGCTTATTTGTCTGCCACGATGACGACGCCAATAATCTCTCGTCGCTGGCCACCGCACGAGCGATTAACCCAGCACTATTTATTGTTGCGCGGCAAAATTTAGCTACCAATCATTTATTATTCAAAGCCTTTGCGCCAAGTTTTATTTCAATTCGAAGTGAAGTCGTTGCGCATGAAGCATTGCGCGCCATGGCCAATCCACTGTTGGCCCAGTTTGTTTTGACTTTAGTGACCAAAGAGGACGAATGGGCAAGGCAATTAACCAGCGACATCGAAAATCTTTGCCAAGGCATTGTGCCGGAACACTGGACGGTGCGTTTAAACGCTAAAAATCCAGCGGCAGTGCAAGCTTTTCTAGCCCGCCCGCTGCCTGCATTACAGATCAAACATTTTTATCACAGCGTGATTGATCACGGCCGGCCATTGCAATGTATTGCGCTACTGCGTCGCCATGGTGAAAAAGATATTTTATTACCCAAAGCTGAAGACACACTGCGCTTTGGCGATGAATTGCTATTTATTGGCGACCATCACGCCCAGCAATCTCACCAAGCCATGTGTAGTGAAGTCAGCTTAATGGAATACGCTCGCACTGGGGCTGAGCAACCGCAAAGTTGGATATTTCGCAAAATCGCCGCGTGGCAAGAACGCATCTAA